One genomic window of Cannabis sativa cultivar Pink pepper isolate KNU-18-1 chromosome 2, ASM2916894v1, whole genome shotgun sequence includes the following:
- the LOC115721392 gene encoding UDP-xylose transporter 1: MGEMKSFQLGVIGALFLSVASSVSIVICNKALMSNLGFPFATTLTSWHLMVTYCTLHAAQRFKLFENKSIDMKTVMLFGILNGVSIGLLNLSLGFNSIGFYQMTKLAIIPFTVLLETLFLNKQFSQQIKLSLLVLLFGVGIASVTDLQLNLVGTIISLLAIATTCVGQILTNTIQKRLNVSSTQLLYQSAPFQAAILFVSGPVVDQFLTKKNVFAHQYSPIVLAFIILSCIISVSVNFSTFLVIGKTSPVTYQVLGHLKTCLVLGFGYTLLHDPFTHRNILGILVAIFGMGLYSYFCTQENKKKQSGDTISLPSQIKDKDGSPLLLGGIKNMVHQEKDSHEVKKSAKDSLV; the protein is encoded by the exons ATGGGAGAGATGAAAAGCTTTCAATTGGGTGTTATTGGAGCCCTATTCCTTTCTGTGGCTTCTTCTGTTTCTATTGTCATTTGCAACAAAGCTTTGATGAGCAATCTTGGCTTCCCATTTG CTACAACATTGACTAGTTGGCATCTGATGGTGACATATTGCACACTACATGCTGCTCAAAGATTCAAACTGTTTGAGAATAAGTCCATTGACATGAAAACTGTTATGCTTTTTGGTATTCTTAATGGTGTTTCTATTGGTCTTCTCAACTTGAGTTTGGGTTTCAACTCTATTGGCTTCTACCAG ATGACCAAGCTTGCCATTATACCATTCACTGTGTTGTTAGAGACATTATTTCTCAATAAACAATTTAG CCAACAAATAAAGCTATCTCTGTTAGTTTTACTGTTTGGAGTTGGGATTGCCTCAGTGACAGACCTCCAACTCAATCTTGTTGGAACAATTATCTCTCTTCTTGCCATTGCAACAACCTGTGTTGGCCAAATT CTTACAAACACAATTCAAAAGAGATTGAATGTATCATCAACACAATTGCTATACCAATCAGCACCATTCCAAGCAGCAATTCTATTTGTATCAGGGCCAGTGGTAGACCAATTTTTGACCAAAAAGAATGTGTTTGCTCACCAATACAGTCCCATTGTTTTGGCCTTTATAATCCTTTCTTGCATAATCTCAGTATCAGTGAATTTCAGTACTTTTTTGGTGATTGGAAAAACATCACCAGTGACATACCAAGTTTTGGGTCATCTCAAAACTTGCCTTGTTCTTGGCTTTGGCTACACATTGCTTCATGACCCTTTTACTCATAGAAACATTCTTGGAATTTTGGTTGCCATTTTTGGTATGGGATTGTACTCTTATTTTTGTACTCAAGAGAACAAAAAGAAACAATCTGGAGACACTATCTCTTTGCCCTCTCAg atCAAAGATAAAGATGGGAGTCCACTACTATTGGGAGGGATTAAGAACATGGTTCACCAAGAAAAAGATAGTCATGAAGTCAAGAAATCTGCAAAGGACTCTCttgtttga
- the LOC115718704 gene encoding uncharacterized protein LOC115718704 isoform X2: MRSSSGECIEGMLGDYVNGGKAKLKPQKSGSARLVTLLTFLQFSFAVYATFLLYYMSPSIDLRTRPDFTWATRLAHNWRKQFVIPPHVLGRYQESSSSIQTRSEIEPVFKPGEVCESEKIDFTQKKSNDAVMIKLKRELYEEVMDYQTKNIGSETLTQLMAMKSKWGPNNTRPKITVLLNHFKRKTLCAQLESLLHQTVPFHNVWVLSFGSPNELSLRRIVESYNDSRISFISSSYDFKYYGRFQMALQTDSDLVYILDDDMIPGKKMLEIMSHVAGSDKYKNVVLGSIGRILPFRQKDFTFPSYRKFRSKEAGLYLPDPAYDITVDKIVQVDFLSSSWFLSAELVRTLFIETPFTFSTGEDLHLSYQLQKYRNAGSFVVPVDPKDKETWGDSEHRLAYVSETTVIFKDIVQVRDDQWWKALSTGYITQWAAMHPQKIDALFYAHSLNEVKALSPLLEKFRSTVGKKAYIAVSGGKFCSCEDAASALKWPKSVCKERRFKIFDLDVGALSGISNSEVPVVQAIYASVKGLIKIHNPSVVISVADVDPHVKKALKMASETNANATTLVLLPKASVSKVLWMADLRSTALPNWNRMRVSVNIITQNRVESLTRLLKSLSNAYYVGDEIPISFNMDSQVDESTIKLVSTFDWPHGPKTLRRRIIQGGLIRAVSESWYPSSDDDYGLLLEDDIEVSPYYYLWIKYALLAYHYDPEIHFPELSSISLYTPKLVEVVKERPKWNPTDFFKKIHPNTPYLHQLPCSWGAVFFPKQWREFYVYMNMRFTEDAKSNPVQIPKSRTNGWQASWKKFLIDMMYLRGYVSLYPNFPNQASFSTNHMEPGAHISAKDNVVRHDKSDFEVPLLKEDFRNLLPNGKFPPASRLPSLNLFNQPISLKGLKAAGAKLGQDVLKCNNVSEIVVVNHQTGLPATCAKF, encoded by the exons ATGAGATCATCAAGTGGAGAATGCATAGAAGGAATGCTTGGTGATTATGTTAATGGCGGCAAAGCCAAATTAAAGCCACAAAAAAGCGGCTCGGCTCGGCTCGTCACGCTTCTCACTTTTCTCCAATTCTCTTTCGCCGTTTACGCCACTTTTCTCCTTTACTACATGAGCCCATCCATCGACTTGAGAACCCGACCCGATTTCACATGGGCGACCCGGCTCGCTCATAACTGGCGGAAACAATTCGTTATTCCACCTCACGTTTTGGGTCGGTACCAAGAATCATCTTCCTCGATCCAAACCCGATCCGAAATAGAACCCGTGTTTAAACCCGGAGAGGTTTGCGAGAGCGAGAAGATCGATTTCACTCAGAAGAAGTCAAACGACGCCGTTATGATAAAACTTAAAAGAGAGCTTTACGAAGAGGTTATGGATTACCAGACTAAAAATATCGGGTCGGAAACTTTAACCCAACTCATGGCAATGAAATCAAAATGGGGCCCGAATAATACCCGACCCAAAATAACGGTTTTACTAAACCATTTCAAACGCAAAACGCTCTGCGCCCAACTAGAGTCGTTACTCCACCAAACGGTGCCGTTTCACAACGTTTGGGTATTGTCGTTTGGGAGTCCAAACGAATTGTCGTTGAGGAGAATAGTGGAAAGCTACAACGACAGTAGAATCAGCTTCATTAGCTCAAGCTACGATTTCAAATACTACGGAAGATTCCAGATGGCTCTACAAACGGATTCGGATCTGGTTTATATCTTAGATGACGACATGATTCCAGGGAAGAAAATGCTTGAGATAATGTCGCACGTGGCAGGAAGCGACAAGTATAAGAATGTCGTTTTGGGAAGTATAGGGAGAATATTGCCGTTTAGGCAAAAGGACTTTACTTTCCCGAGTTATAGAAAGTTTCGGTCAAAAGAAGCCGGGTTGTATTTACCCGACCCGGCTTATGATATTACGGTGGATAAGATTGTACAGGTGGATTTTCTTTCTAGTTCTTGGTTTTTATCAGCTGAGCTCGTTAGAACTCTTTTTATTGAGACTCCTTTCACTTTTTCCACTGGTGAAGATCTTCATCTCAG CTACCAACTTCAAAAGTACAGAAACGCGGGATCGTTTGTAGTACCGGTTGATCCAAAGGACAAGGAAACATGGGGAGACAGTGAACACAGACTAGCCTATGTTTCGGAAACAACAGTTATTTTTAAGGACATTGTTCAAGTTAGAGATGATCAATGGTGGAAGGCTCTATCAACTGGTTACATCACACAATGGGCTGCAATGCACCCTCAAAAAATTGATGCACTCTTCTATGCTCATTCCCTAAATGAAGTCAAAGCACTCTCACCTTTACTCGAAAAGTTTAGGTCAACTGTTGGTAAAAAGGCTTACATTGCTGTTTCTGGTGGCAAATTTTGCTCTTGTGAAGATGCTGCAAGTGCTCTCAAGTGGCCTAAATCTGTTTGTAAAGAAAGAAGGTTTAAGATTTTTGATTTGGATGTGGGTGCCCTTTCGGGGATATCGAATTCGGAGGTGCCCGTTGTACAAGCTATTTATGCTAGTGTTAAGGGTTTGATCAAAATTCATAACCCAAGTGTTGTTATTAGTGTGGCTGATGTTGATCCTCATGTGAAGAAAGCTTTGAAAATGGCTAGTGAGACTAATGCCAATGCTACAACATTGGTTCTTTTGCCTAAAGCCTCGGTTTCGAAGGTGCTTTGGATGGCGGATTTGCGATCAACCGCTTTACCAA ATTGGAACCGCATGAGAGTATCAGTAAACATAATCACTCAAAACAGAGTTGAATCACTAACAAGGCTTCTAAAATCTCTAAGCAATGCTTACTATGTTGGTGATGAAATACCAATAAGTTTCAACATGGATAGTCAAGTAGATGAGTCAACAATAAAACTTGTGAGCACATTTGATTGGCCACATGGTCCAAAAACACTAAGAAGAAGAATAATCCAAGGTGGATTAATCAGAGCCGTTAGTGAAAGTTGGTACCCTTCATCTGATGATGATTATGGTCTATTACTTGAAGATGATATTGAAGTATCACCTTACTATTATCTATGGATTAAATATGCTCTTTTAGCTTATCATTATGACCCTGAAATTCATTTCCCTGAACTCTCTTCTATCTCACTTTACACACCAAAACTTGTTGAAGTTGTTAAGGAAAGACCTAAATGGAATCCAACtgattttttcaagaaaattcatCCAAACACACCTTATTTACACCAATTACCATGTAGTTGGGGTGCAGTGTTCTTCCCTAAACAATGGAGAGAATTCTATGTGTACATGAATATGAGGTTTACTGAGGATGCAAAATCGAACCCGGTTCAAATTCCAAAGTCTAGAACAAATGGTTGGCAAgcttcatggaaaaaattcctTATTGACATGATGTACTTAAGAGGGTATGTTAGTTTGTATCCAAATTTTCCAAATCAAGCTAGCTTTTCAACCAACCATATGGAGCCGGGTGCTCATATTAGCGCGAAAGACAATGTTGTTCGCCATGACAAGAGCGATTTTGAGGTGCCTTTGTTGAAGGAAGATTTTAGAAATCTTTTGCCTAATGGGAAATTTCCTCCAGCTTCAAGACTTCCTTCTTTGAACTTATTTAATCAACCAATTTCTCTTAAGGGACTTAAGGCAGCTGGTGCTAAACTTGGTCAAGATGTTTTGAAATGTAACAATGTGAGTGAGATTGTGGTTGTTAATCACCAAACTGGTCTTCCAGCTACTTGTGCTAAATTCTGA
- the LOC115718704 gene encoding uncharacterized protein LOC115718704 isoform X1 produces MGVVRHPGNMRSSSGECIEGMLGDYVNGGKAKLKPQKSGSARLVTLLTFLQFSFAVYATFLLYYMSPSIDLRTRPDFTWATRLAHNWRKQFVIPPHVLGRYQESSSSIQTRSEIEPVFKPGEVCESEKIDFTQKKSNDAVMIKLKRELYEEVMDYQTKNIGSETLTQLMAMKSKWGPNNTRPKITVLLNHFKRKTLCAQLESLLHQTVPFHNVWVLSFGSPNELSLRRIVESYNDSRISFISSSYDFKYYGRFQMALQTDSDLVYILDDDMIPGKKMLEIMSHVAGSDKYKNVVLGSIGRILPFRQKDFTFPSYRKFRSKEAGLYLPDPAYDITVDKIVQVDFLSSSWFLSAELVRTLFIETPFTFSTGEDLHLSYQLQKYRNAGSFVVPVDPKDKETWGDSEHRLAYVSETTVIFKDIVQVRDDQWWKALSTGYITQWAAMHPQKIDALFYAHSLNEVKALSPLLEKFRSTVGKKAYIAVSGGKFCSCEDAASALKWPKSVCKERRFKIFDLDVGALSGISNSEVPVVQAIYASVKGLIKIHNPSVVISVADVDPHVKKALKMASETNANATTLVLLPKASVSKVLWMADLRSTALPNWNRMRVSVNIITQNRVESLTRLLKSLSNAYYVGDEIPISFNMDSQVDESTIKLVSTFDWPHGPKTLRRRIIQGGLIRAVSESWYPSSDDDYGLLLEDDIEVSPYYYLWIKYALLAYHYDPEIHFPELSSISLYTPKLVEVVKERPKWNPTDFFKKIHPNTPYLHQLPCSWGAVFFPKQWREFYVYMNMRFTEDAKSNPVQIPKSRTNGWQASWKKFLIDMMYLRGYVSLYPNFPNQASFSTNHMEPGAHISAKDNVVRHDKSDFEVPLLKEDFRNLLPNGKFPPASRLPSLNLFNQPISLKGLKAAGAKLGQDVLKCNNVSEIVVVNHQTGLPATCAKF; encoded by the exons ATGGGTGTAGTACGGCACCCAGGAAATATGAGATCATCAAGTGGAGAATGCATAGAAGGAATGCTTGGTGATTATGTTAATGGCGGCAAAGCCAAATTAAAGCCACAAAAAAGCGGCTCGGCTCGGCTCGTCACGCTTCTCACTTTTCTCCAATTCTCTTTCGCCGTTTACGCCACTTTTCTCCTTTACTACATGAGCCCATCCATCGACTTGAGAACCCGACCCGATTTCACATGGGCGACCCGGCTCGCTCATAACTGGCGGAAACAATTCGTTATTCCACCTCACGTTTTGGGTCGGTACCAAGAATCATCTTCCTCGATCCAAACCCGATCCGAAATAGAACCCGTGTTTAAACCCGGAGAGGTTTGCGAGAGCGAGAAGATCGATTTCACTCAGAAGAAGTCAAACGACGCCGTTATGATAAAACTTAAAAGAGAGCTTTACGAAGAGGTTATGGATTACCAGACTAAAAATATCGGGTCGGAAACTTTAACCCAACTCATGGCAATGAAATCAAAATGGGGCCCGAATAATACCCGACCCAAAATAACGGTTTTACTAAACCATTTCAAACGCAAAACGCTCTGCGCCCAACTAGAGTCGTTACTCCACCAAACGGTGCCGTTTCACAACGTTTGGGTATTGTCGTTTGGGAGTCCAAACGAATTGTCGTTGAGGAGAATAGTGGAAAGCTACAACGACAGTAGAATCAGCTTCATTAGCTCAAGCTACGATTTCAAATACTACGGAAGATTCCAGATGGCTCTACAAACGGATTCGGATCTGGTTTATATCTTAGATGACGACATGATTCCAGGGAAGAAAATGCTTGAGATAATGTCGCACGTGGCAGGAAGCGACAAGTATAAGAATGTCGTTTTGGGAAGTATAGGGAGAATATTGCCGTTTAGGCAAAAGGACTTTACTTTCCCGAGTTATAGAAAGTTTCGGTCAAAAGAAGCCGGGTTGTATTTACCCGACCCGGCTTATGATATTACGGTGGATAAGATTGTACAGGTGGATTTTCTTTCTAGTTCTTGGTTTTTATCAGCTGAGCTCGTTAGAACTCTTTTTATTGAGACTCCTTTCACTTTTTCCACTGGTGAAGATCTTCATCTCAG CTACCAACTTCAAAAGTACAGAAACGCGGGATCGTTTGTAGTACCGGTTGATCCAAAGGACAAGGAAACATGGGGAGACAGTGAACACAGACTAGCCTATGTTTCGGAAACAACAGTTATTTTTAAGGACATTGTTCAAGTTAGAGATGATCAATGGTGGAAGGCTCTATCAACTGGTTACATCACACAATGGGCTGCAATGCACCCTCAAAAAATTGATGCACTCTTCTATGCTCATTCCCTAAATGAAGTCAAAGCACTCTCACCTTTACTCGAAAAGTTTAGGTCAACTGTTGGTAAAAAGGCTTACATTGCTGTTTCTGGTGGCAAATTTTGCTCTTGTGAAGATGCTGCAAGTGCTCTCAAGTGGCCTAAATCTGTTTGTAAAGAAAGAAGGTTTAAGATTTTTGATTTGGATGTGGGTGCCCTTTCGGGGATATCGAATTCGGAGGTGCCCGTTGTACAAGCTATTTATGCTAGTGTTAAGGGTTTGATCAAAATTCATAACCCAAGTGTTGTTATTAGTGTGGCTGATGTTGATCCTCATGTGAAGAAAGCTTTGAAAATGGCTAGTGAGACTAATGCCAATGCTACAACATTGGTTCTTTTGCCTAAAGCCTCGGTTTCGAAGGTGCTTTGGATGGCGGATTTGCGATCAACCGCTTTACCAA ATTGGAACCGCATGAGAGTATCAGTAAACATAATCACTCAAAACAGAGTTGAATCACTAACAAGGCTTCTAAAATCTCTAAGCAATGCTTACTATGTTGGTGATGAAATACCAATAAGTTTCAACATGGATAGTCAAGTAGATGAGTCAACAATAAAACTTGTGAGCACATTTGATTGGCCACATGGTCCAAAAACACTAAGAAGAAGAATAATCCAAGGTGGATTAATCAGAGCCGTTAGTGAAAGTTGGTACCCTTCATCTGATGATGATTATGGTCTATTACTTGAAGATGATATTGAAGTATCACCTTACTATTATCTATGGATTAAATATGCTCTTTTAGCTTATCATTATGACCCTGAAATTCATTTCCCTGAACTCTCTTCTATCTCACTTTACACACCAAAACTTGTTGAAGTTGTTAAGGAAAGACCTAAATGGAATCCAACtgattttttcaagaaaattcatCCAAACACACCTTATTTACACCAATTACCATGTAGTTGGGGTGCAGTGTTCTTCCCTAAACAATGGAGAGAATTCTATGTGTACATGAATATGAGGTTTACTGAGGATGCAAAATCGAACCCGGTTCAAATTCCAAAGTCTAGAACAAATGGTTGGCAAgcttcatggaaaaaattcctTATTGACATGATGTACTTAAGAGGGTATGTTAGTTTGTATCCAAATTTTCCAAATCAAGCTAGCTTTTCAACCAACCATATGGAGCCGGGTGCTCATATTAGCGCGAAAGACAATGTTGTTCGCCATGACAAGAGCGATTTTGAGGTGCCTTTGTTGAAGGAAGATTTTAGAAATCTTTTGCCTAATGGGAAATTTCCTCCAGCTTCAAGACTTCCTTCTTTGAACTTATTTAATCAACCAATTTCTCTTAAGGGACTTAAGGCAGCTGGTGCTAAACTTGGTCAAGATGTTTTGAAATGTAACAATGTGAGTGAGATTGTGGTTGTTAATCACCAAACTGGTCTTCCAGCTACTTGTGCTAAATTCTGA
- the LOC115719683 gene encoding uncharacterized protein LOC115719683, with translation MANSHRSGLIKRSSDGARVVIGTIMGVIFGFFIGMSFPSVSLNKINLPSSLISSLDVAITDIHGSSISRSFEDNGPSNVPRIYVPTNPRGAELLPPGIIVSESDFYLRRLWGEPSEDLKKKPKYLMTFTVGLDQKNNIDAAAKKLSEDFQIMLFHYDDRVTEWDEFEWSKDAIHVSVRKQTKWWYAKRFLHPDIVAAYEYIFIWDEDLGVENFNGDKYIELVKKHGLEISQPGLEPNNGLTWEMTKRRGEQEVHKDAVERPGWCDNPRQPPCAAFVEIMAPVFSRKAWRCVWHMIQNDLVHGWGLDFALRRCVEPAYEKIGVVDSQWIVHQTIPSLGNQGNSEDGKAPWEGVRARCRNEWTEFQSRLNKADEEYFAHVGKG, from the exons ATGGCGAATTCGCACCGCAG TGGATTGATTAAAAGATCAAGTGATGGTGCAAGAGTTGTTATTGGTACTATCATGGGAGTTATCTTTGGATTTTTTATTGGCATGTCCTTTCCATCTGTTTCTCTAAATAAG ATTAACTTACCTTCGAGCCTTATATCATCTCTTGATGTAGCCATCACTGATATACATGGATCCAGCATAAGCAGAAGTTTTGAAGACAATGGACCAAGCAATGTTCCTAGG ATATATGTTCCAACGAATCCTCGTGGTGCTGAATTACTTCCTCCAGGGATTATTGTCTCAGAATCAGATTTTTATCTTCGAAGACTGTGGGGCGAACCTAGTGAG GATCTTAAGAAAAAGCCAAAGTATTTGATGACGTTCACGGTCGGCCTTGACCAGAAAAACAATATTGATGCGGCAGCTAAAAAG CTCTCTGAGGATTTTCAGATTATGCTTTTTCACTATGATGACCGGGTTACTGAATGGGATGAATTTGAATGGTCAAAGGATGCAATTCATGTTAGTgtcagaaaacaaacaaaatg GTGGTATGCGAAAAGGTTTTTGCATCCTGATATTGTAGCAGCTtatgaatatatttttatatgggATGAAGATCTGGGAGTAGAGAACTTTAACGGAGACAA GTACATTGAGCTGGTTAAGAAACATGGTTTAGAGATTTCTCAACCTGGTCTTGAGCCCAACAATGGATTGACATGGGAGATGACAAAGAGGAGAGGAGAACAAGAAGTTCACAA GGATGCAGTAGAGAGACCAGGCTGGTGTGATAATCCTCGTCAGCCTCCTTGTGCAGC GTTTGTGGAAATTATGGCTCCTGTCTTTTCTCGGAAAGCTTGGCGGTGTGTATGGCACATGATTCAG AATGATTTGGTGCATGGATGGGGATTGGATTTTGCTCTCAGAAGATGTGTAGAG CCTGCATACGAAAAAATTGGCGTGGTTGATTCACAGTGGATTGTTCATCAAACAATACCTTCTCTTGGGAACCAG GGTAACTCTGAGGATGGTAAAGCTCCATGGGAAGGG GTTAGAGCAAGGTGCAGAAACGAGTGGACCGAGTTTCAATCTCGTCTCAACAAGGCTGACGAAGAATACTTTGCCCATGTTGGGAAAGGGTAA